The Carassius auratus strain Wakin chromosome 27, ASM336829v1, whole genome shotgun sequence genome includes a region encoding these proteins:
- the aknad1 gene encoding LOW QUALITY PROTEIN: uncharacterized protein aknad1 (The sequence of the model RefSeq protein was modified relative to this genomic sequence to represent the inferred CDS: deleted 2 bases in 1 codon) encodes MNREARKTRSSALDGASSGEAEDMDGEDDAHSRPSSVLWERHIEQSIFVDISDDDSLHFSDMQGSFTVHLSQVSGEPESPQLTDNAELSESCETEEGSSESVDSVNSECTENSKTRNRKGNIPKASVKKTTPVVKPVIGTHENDAVNTSDEEHEELPYDGAHSNYKTEMNLKASPCETVTEMPSQNYSTLDKLNMPIGNAERTEACQYNLTHGLLSNHKPIQPADHINDFLLRHFSKEELLNSSRIIEAETLPETSLMDSIDETVRSRASQAALIFVAEREKIQDVREDPDPSIAESHRLAELNVSNESSSSKETGSTCISDAAYAGDDVDDNKECPKQNCSANSLDLSKADAQKPKCSFSRTRSYSELKYGQGKVHYPLPDFSKVAPKVRIPKANAGVKPISQSPAMARAQSSPGILGKSASSCKPTADIITRVLEDSVMPPENVFTDKEVAHQLQVEYDRLLAKYTEAENLIGQQIHASSEPSVTIDWNDATSNNENTKLTATHPQAPATAGISEKQFSLQNSQPVETESQSLTDGERLTSELRDIIRSFMQKVDEFKTCVTTMSMDVEEQQMVLKSMMEAQDQLERNYLTKREEHRALEMQNYRGLTRNTGEFDPDREVEGQIFRIGMHLEDIKEQIDRNVCHVFNPPSSSTPSPPPCEDIPLSSPHPSLHEESVFSISPVRHNIEDNDDEETNEDHTADGLFSRGTENSFYLQYSIFSTETAGTANEEQENRLTTGENQHYQDVLAQASSSTLLKQLTHDRYEKKIRHSESYFTPVGPSPQPTADKTQSFFSPETDSGFASFDLSRPSTGLSQTPSSAVSSALPDDVNIITNTSGSDSDASHSNVRTTISVAPQPVQLTVNRLEYEQVTRVMEARSITQNAPFRAPKEVDTSVGGANAMHTQVTEGTGEDQLGKSRSVNETHSASHCSCHNSKVILALQYEVSRLKRVLEESLGHLPHESMNGRYPVERKHKGQTRSQNRGASSRRVKTDSNFQTIEDWISSDMELSKSKVTDGEDSDHTMSLQRAFSPSRGLIRTRFSADKRSHDSRTSSKASVESFPLDTSQFSQSGSHWRASIGPTNPSTDTKKTNKSASYRPAMGNLENIFLNSTKLAPPISVHPSHKPLLQVNYSSSCSLPAGFKVRDQASEPVSSRRRSTQSDSALLPSNVFFQRTSPKTSGRPQRTSREESIHKTLDKALQAAFLMKQTTDRMADALSADLAKAQLQRKLLGLHPLSSREDR; translated from the exons ATGAATAGAGAGGCGCGGAAGACGCGCAGCAGCGCGTTGGATGGAGCGTCATCGGGAGAAGCAGAGGATATGGATGGTGAAGATGACGCTCACAGCAGACCTTCATCAGTACTGTGGGAAAGACACATCGAGCAGAGTATATTTGTGGATATCAGCGATGATGACAGCCTGCATTTCAGTGACATGCAGGGCTCCTTCACTGTTCACCTCTCACAGGTCTCTGGTGAACCTGAGAGCCCACAACTCACTG ATAATGCAGAGCTGTCAGagtcatgtgagactgaagaggGCTCTTCAGAGAGTGTTGACTCGGTTAACAGTGAATGCACAGAAAATTCAAAAACCAGAAACAGGAAGGGAAACATACCCAAGGcgtcagtaaagaaaaccaccccTGTGGTGAAGCCAGTCATTGGAACACATGAGAATGATGCAGTCAACACCAGTGATGAAGAACACGAAGAGCTTCCATATGATGGTGCACACAGCAACTACAAAACGGAGATGAATTTAAAAGCATCTCCATGTGAAACAGTTACTGAGATGCCTAGTCAGAATTACTCTACGCTTGATAAGTTAAATATGCCAATTGGTAATGCAGAACGAACAGAGGCTTGCCAGTATAATCTTACTCACGGTCTTCTATCCAATCATAAACCTATTCAACCTGCAGACCACATCAATGACTTCCTGCTCAGACACTTCTCCAAGGAGGAGCTGCTTAACTCAAGCAGGATCATTGAAGCCGAGACCCTACCCGAGACATCTTTGATGGACAGCATTGATGAAACCGTGCGGAGTAGAGCTTCTCAGGCTGCACTGATCTTCGTAGCAGAGAGGGAGAAGATTCAGGATGTGAGGGAGGACCCTGATCCAAGCATTGCTGAAAGCCATAGATTGGCTGAACTAAATGTTTCAAATGAGTCAAGCTCATCTAAGGAAACTGGGTCGACTTGCATCAGTGATGCTGCATATGCTGGGGATGACGTTGATGATAATAAAGAGTGTCCTAAACAGAACTGCAGTGCCAACTCTTTAGATCTGTCTAAAGCAGATGCACAAAAGCCTAAGTGCTCCTTCAGCAGGACCAGGTCCTATAGTGAGCTGAAATACGGGCAGGGAAAGGTGCATTACCCACTCCCTGACTTCTCTAAAGTGGCACCTAAAGTCAGAATACCTAAAGCTAATGCGGGTGTTAAACCCATCAGCCAGTCACCAGCTATGGCCCGAGCCCAGTCGTCCCCAGGCATTCTGGGTAAATCAGCCTCCTCTTGTAAACCTACAGCAGATATCATCACCAGGGTTTTAGAGGACTCCGTCATGCCACCAGAGAATGTGTTCACAGACAAGGAAGTAGCACATCAGTTACAG gTTGAATATGACAGATTGCTTGCTAAATATACAGAAGCTGAAAACCTAATTGGTCAG CAGATTCATGCTTCCAGTGAGCCTTCTGTGACCATCGACTGGAATGATGCAACTAGCAACAATGAAAACACCAAACTGACAGCAACTCACCCACAAGCACCAGCCACAG CAGGTATAAGCGAGAAGCAATTTAGCCTGCAGAACTCTCAACCCGTGGAGACTGAATCACAGAGCCTGACAGACGGAGAGAGACTGACCTCTGAGCTCAGAGACATCATCAGATCATTTATGCAGAAG GTGGATGAATTTAAAACATGTGTCACTACTATGTCAATGGATGTAGAGGAGCAACAGATG GTGCTAAAGAGCATGATGGAGGCCCAGGATCAGCTGGAGAGGAATTACCTCACAAAGAGGGAGGAGCATCGCGCTCTGGAGATGCAGAACTACAGGGGTTTAACCAGAAACACAGGAGAGTTTGATCCTGACAG GGAGGTCGAGGGCCAGATTTTCAGGATAGGCATGCACCTGGAGGACATTAAAGAGCAGATTGACAGAAATGTGTGCCATGTTTTCAATCCTCCTTCATCTTCCACTCCCTCTCCTCCACCTTGTGAAGATATCCCTCTCTCATCACCCCATCCATCACTGCATGAG GAGTCAGTCTTCAGCATCTCCCCTGTTAGACACAACATTGAGGACAACGATGATGAAGAGACCAATGAAGATCACACAGCTGACGGACTTTTCTCCAGGGGAACAGAAAACAGCTTCTATCTACA GTATTCCATCTTCTCCACTGAAACGGCTGGCACTGCCAATGAAGAACAGGAGAACAGACTGACAACAGGAGAGAACCAACACTACCAGGACGTCCTGGCACAAGCATCCTCCTCAACTTTATTAAAGCAGCTGACACACGATAG GTATGAAAAGAAGATCAGACATAGTGAATCCTACTTCACTCCTGTAGGACCATCTCCTCAGCCAACCGCAGATAAaacacag agcTTTTTCAGTCCAGAAACTGACAGTGGCTTTGCCAGTTTTGATCTAAGCCGTCCAAGCACAGGACTGTCCCAAACACCTTCTAGTGCTGTGag TTCTGCACTCCCTGACGATGTCAACATCATAACGAATACTAGTGGTTCAGACAGTGATGCCTCCCACTCCAACGTACGAACAACTATATCAGTGGCACCACAACCTGTGCAGCTCACAGTGAACCGCCTGGAATATGAACAG GTAACTCGTGTCATGGAAGCAAGAagcattacccagaatgcaccttTTAGAGCTCCGAAAGAAGTTGACACATCAGTAGGTGGCGCCAATGCCATGCATACCCAGGTGACTGAGGGCACAGGGGAAGATCAGCTGGGAAAGAGCCGTTCTGTAAATGAGACACACTCAGCATCACACTGCTCATGCCACAA TAGTAAGGTTATCCTCGCACTGCAGTATGAGGTTTCACGACTCAAGAGGGTGCTAGAGGAAAGCCTTGGTCACCTGCCTCATGAGAGCATGAATGGCAGGTATCCAGTGGAGAGGAAGCACAAGGGACAGACCCGCAGCCAGAACAGAGGCGCCTCCAGCAG ACGTGTGAAGACAGACTCGAACTTTCAGACGATTGAGGACTGGATCTCTTCTGATATGGAGCTCAGCAAGAGCAAAG TCACTGACGGTGAGGATTCAGATCACACCATGAGTTTACAGAGAGCCTTCAGTCCATCTCGCGGACTAATACGCACCCGATTCAGTGCTGACAAGAGGTCACATGACTCCAGAACCTCATCTAAAG CCTCAGTGGAGAGCTTTCCTTTGGACACATCTCAGTTCAGCCAGTCTGGTAGCCATTGGAGAGCCAGCATTGGGCCAACAAACCCCAGCACTGACACTAAGAAAACCAACAAAAGTGCCAGCTATAGACCTGCAA TGGGAAACTTGGAGAACATCTTCTTAAACAGCACAAAACTTGCCCCTCCTATATCTGTTCATCCTTCCCATAAGCCTCTGCTGCAGGTCAACTACAGCTCCTCCTGCAGTCTGCCTGCAGG ATTCAAAGTGCGAGATCAAGCATCAGAACCAGTGTCCTCTAGAAGGCGCTCAACTCAATCTGACTCAGCACTGCTTCCCAGTAACGTCTTCTTTCAACGGACCTCACCGAAGACCAGTGGAAGACCACAGCGCACCAGCAGA GAGGAATCAATACATAAGACATTGGACAAGGCCTTGCAGGCAGCTTTTCTAATGAAGCAGACCACAGACAGGATGGCAGACGCTCTCTCTGCTGACCTGGCCAAAGCTCAGCTCCAGAGGAAGTTACTGGGCCTACATCCTCTCAGCAGCAGAGAAGACAGATAG